In Erigeron canadensis isolate Cc75 chromosome 1, C_canadensis_v1, whole genome shotgun sequence, a single window of DNA contains:
- the LOC122585177 gene encoding translation initiation factor IF-2, translating into MAWRELGKKSIHSSLSRILNSKASRSFALRNLVSGVELNLLSASPGCIRGYTSISALLGDGTLSFLPSRFLIRRFHSSPELLARRRDEDVVGLKTSKRGTPKNKYKKKSENEKPPVETPYVPPKLQKNAKSYSAKTIEIFEGMTTSELAKRCGQSVATLQNILLNVGEKVGSEFDPLSIDIAELIAMEVGINVKRLHSYEGSTALPRAPVVTVMGHVDHGKTSLLDALRQTSLAAKEAGGITQHLGAFVVRMPSGASITFLDTPGHAAFSAMRARGAAVTDIVVLVVAADDGVMPQTIEAMSHAKSADVPIVVAINKCDKPASDPERVKVQLASEGLPLEEMGGDVQVVEVSAVTKMGLDKLEEALLLQAELMELKARVDGVAQAYVVEARLDRGRGPLVTALVKAGTIVCGQHVAVGAEWGKIRAIRDTAGKLTDRATPAMPVEIEGLKGLPMAGDDITVVDSEERARMLSSGRKKKMEQDRLIKINEEKISASKSTEEEEEEDEQEEFKRVEMPIIVKADVQGTVQAVTDSLKTLNSPQVFVNVIHVGVGPICQSDLDLAQATGACIVGFNVRTPPPAISLAAAQADIKIKVHKVIYHLLEDIGNFIVEKAPGTFETEVAGEAQVLSIFELKGRSKAKGADVKIAGCRVIDGQVTRSCTMRLLRSGEKLFEGCCVSLKRETQDVETVQKGNECGLVLRDCLDFQIGDVIQCLHQVNKKPKFISSESGAVRIEC; encoded by the exons ATGGCGTGGAGGGAGCTTGGGAAAAAG AGCATTCATTCTAGTTTGTCAAGGATCCTGAATTCAAAAGCTTCTAGAAGTTTTGCTTTGCGCAATTTAGTATCCGGTGTAGAATTAAATTTGCTTTCAGCTTCACCTGGATGCATTAGAG GATATACCAGCATCTCAGCGTTACTTGGTGATGGCACTTTAAGCTTCTTGCCTAGCAGATTTTTAATACG GCGTTTCCATTCAAGTCCAGAATTACTCGCCAGAAGAAGAGATGAGGACGTTGTTGGTCTAAAGACATCAAAAAGAGGTACGCCCAAGAATAAGTACAAAAAGAAATCCGAAAATGAAAAGCCGCcagttgaaactccttatgtGCCTCCTAAACTTCAAAAGAACGCGAAGTCATATTCAGCTAAAACCATTGAAATATTTGAGGGGATGACAACTTCAGAGCTTGCTAAGCGGTGTGGACAATCAGTAGCCACGTTGCAAAATATTCTTCTAAATGTAGGGGAAAAAGTTGGATCAGAATTTGACCCTTTGAGCATCGACATCGCCGAGCTTATTGCAATG GAAGTTGGAATTAATGTTAAGAGGCTCCATTCATACGAAGGTTCCACAGCTCTTCCTCGGGCACCTGTAGTAACCGTCATGGGGCATGTCGACCATGGGAAAACGTCCCTTTTGGACGCCCTACGCCAAACCTCATTGGCAGCCAAAGAAGCTGGAGGTATAACCCAACATCTTGGTGCATTCGTTGTTAGAATGCCTTCAGGTGCATCTATAACCTTCCTTGATACTCCCGGGCACGCTGCTTTTAGTGCCATGAGAGCTAGAGGTGCAGCTGTCACAGACATAGTCGTGCTAGTGGTAGCTGCTGATGACGGCGTGATGCCACAGACCATTGAAGCCATGTCACATGCCAAGTCAGCTGATGTTCCCATAGTGGTTGCCATCAACAAATGTGATAAACCTGCATCTGATCCGGAAAGAGTCAAAGTGCAACTAGCTTCAGAAGGATTACCACTTGAAGAAATGGGTGGCGACGTTCAAGTTGTTGAGGTATCCGCTGTTACTAAAATGGGGCTTGATAAATTAGAGGAGGCGTTGCTTCTTCAAGCAGAATTAATGGAACTTAAAGCCCGTGTAGATGGGGTGGCTCAAGCTTATGTGGTTGAGGCAAGACTTGACCGTGGGCGGGGCCCACTAGTTACTGCTTTAGTCAAGGCCGGAACTATAGTTTGTGGTCAACATGTTGCTGTGGGTGCCGAGTGGGGAAAGATTAGGGCGATTAGGGATACAGCTGGGAAATTAACTGATCGGGCCACGCCGGCCATGCCGGTGGAGATAGAGGGGCTTAAAGGGCTGCCAATGGCAGGTGATGATATAACTGTTGTGGATTCTGAAGAGAGAGCTAGGATGCTTAGTTcaggaagaaaaaagaaaatggaacAGGACAggcttataaaaataaatgaagagAAGATTTCTGCTTCCAAATCAacagaagaagaggaggaggaggatgagCAGGAGGAGTTTAAGAGGGTTGAAATGCCAATCATAGTGAAGGCTGATGTTCAAGGCACTGTTCAAGCTGTCACAGATTCACTTAAAACTTTGAATAGTCCCCAG GTTTTTGTGAATGTTATCCATGTTGGAGTTGGACCAATTTGTCAGTCTGATCTTGACTTGGCACAAGCTACTGGTGCATGTATTGTCGGATTTAATGTGCGGACTCCACCGCCGGCTATCAGTTTGGCTGCTGCTCAAGCCGATATTAAG ATCAAAGTGCATAAAGTGATTTACCATCTTTTGGAGGATATTGGCAACTTTATAGTGGAAAAGGCCCCTGGAACATTTGAAACAGAGGTGGCTGGTGAGGCACAAGTGCTCAGCATCTTTGAACTAAAAGGAAGAAGCAAAGCTAAAGGAGCCGATGTCAAGATAGCCGGTTGCAGAGTCATAGACGGGCAGGTAACTAGGTCATGCACCATGAGACTCTTGAGAAGTGGTGAAAAGCTTTTTGAAGGGTGTTGTGTTTCATTGAAAAGAGAGACTCAGGATGTCGAGACAGTCCAGAAAGGAAACGAGTGTGGGCTTGTTCTTCGTGATTGTTTAGATTTTCAGATTGGTGATGTTATTCAGTGTTTGCATCAAGTTAACAAGAAACCAAAGTTTATTTCTTCAGAAAGTGGAGCTGTTCGTATTGAATGCTAG
- the LOC122602056 gene encoding ubiquitin-conjugating enzyme E2-17 kDa, which produces MASKRILKELKDLQKDPPTSCSAGPVAEDMFHWQATIMGPPDSPYAGGVFLVTIHFPPDYPFKPPKVAFRTKVFHPNINSNGSICLDILKEQWSPALTISKVLLSICSLLTDPNPDDPLVPEIAHMYKTDRSKYETTARSWTQKYAMG; this is translated from the exons ATGGCTTCGAAGCGGATCTTGAAAGAACTTAAGGATCTTCAGAAAGATCCTCCTACCTCTTGCAGTGCTG GCCCGGTGGCAGAAGACATGTTTCACTGGCAAGCTACAATAATGGGTCCTCCTGACAGTCCTTATGCTGGTGGAGTGTTTCTAGTTACCATTCATTTCCCTCCAGATTATCCATTTAAGCCACCTAAG GTAGCTTTTAGGACGAAGGTTTTCCATCCGAACATCAACAGCAATGGCAGTATTTGCCTTGATATTTTAAAGGAACAATGGAGCCCTGCTCTTACAATTTCCAAG GTATTGCTGTCGATTTGCTCTCTGTTGACAGACCCAAACCCAGATGACCCTCTAGTGCCTGAGATTGCTCACATGTACAAGACAGACAGAAGCAAATATGAGACAACAGCTCGTAGCTGGACTCAGAAGTATGCCATGGGCTAG
- the LOC122610852 gene encoding ethylene-responsive transcription factor CRF2-like, with protein MMDSRKFTEHKTHTTMNALTSPSKIIRISLTDPYATDSDSSGDESTRTRVKKYITQVTIENHSPATTVKESIQNHNNNKRSRNKGVGKGDVPPPKLKVTNNKKFRGVRQRPWGKWAAEIRDPMRRVRLWLGTYNTAEEAAMVYDHAAIQLRGPHALTNFTFPPPPLSLPEKIKAKVSPVSSSNNSGEDSHRNMKATSPKSVLRFTSDESTAESTHNDAGVEVSEVTGDDVASSENFSGFEPFDNSFCTSDLFEFPDILPDIFDPASLTGDPFEGTDPVDMFVDSSYDVGFGSWAADDYFNEFGDIFGSDPLVSL; from the coding sequence ATGATGGATTCTCGCAAGTTTACCGAACACAAAACCCACACCACTATGAATGCCCTCACTTCTCCTTCCAAAATCATACGTATTTCCTTAACTGACCCTTATGCTACAGACTCCGATTCTTCAGGAGATGAATCCACCCGTACACGTGTCAAGAAGTACATAACTCAAGTTACTATAGAAAACCATTCCCCCGCAACCACGGTCAAAGAATCAATTCAAAACCACAACAACAATAAAAGATCCAGAAATAAAGGTGTCGGCAAAGGTGATGTCCCTCCACCGAAATTAAAAGTTaccaataataaaaagtttcgCGGGGTGAGGCAAAGACCATGGGGAAAATGGGCGGCTGAGATTAGAGATCCAATGCGACGTGTACGGTTATGGCTTGGTACCTACAATACCGCTGAGGAGGCTGCTATGGTTTACGACCACGCGGCTATTCAGTTACGTGGTCCTCACGCGCTCACTAATTTCACCTTTCCACCACCGCCGCTGTCTTTGCCGGAAAAGATAAAAGCAAAGGTTTCTCCGGTGTCTTCGAGTAACAACTCCGGCGAAGACTCTCACCGCAACATGAAGGCCACGTCACCCAAGTCTGTTTTACGTTTTACTTCCGACGAGTCAACTGCTGAGTCAACTCACAACGACGCCGGTGTTGAAGTGTCGGAAGTTACCGGAGATGACGTGGCATCGTCGGAGAATTTTTCAGGGTTTGAGCCTTTTGATAATAGTTTCTGTACTTCGGATTTGTTTGAGTTCCCAGATATATTACCGGATATATTCGACCCGGCAAGCTTAACGGGTGACCCGTTTGAAGGAACCGACCCGGTTGACATGTTTGTTGATTCGAGTTACGATGTCGGGTTTGGTAGTTGGGCTGCAGATGATTACTTTAATGAGTTTGGTGATATATTCGGTTCGGATCCTCTTGTTTCACTTTAG